Proteins from a single region of Flavobacterium sp. K5-23:
- a CDS encoding dihydrofolate reductase family protein has translation MNKKNSVFIATSLDGYIADKNGGIDWLHSIPNPNNNDMGYIEFNKGIDALVMGRTTFETVLGFDIDWTYSKPVFVLSNKLKEMPKSHKDKAFMVIGTLTEILDQIHEKGFNRLYVDGGTTIRNYLKEDLIDEMVITTIPILLGGGSLLFAELPNELKFELIGAKTYLNQITQNHYKRKK, from the coding sequence TTGAATAAAAAGAATAGTGTATTTATCGCAACAAGTTTAGACGGATATATCGCTGACAAAAATGGTGGAATTGATTGGCTGCATTCTATACCAAATCCCAACAATAATGATATGGGATATATAGAGTTTAACAAGGGAATTGACGCACTTGTTATGGGACGAACAACATTTGAAACTGTACTCGGATTTGATATTGATTGGACATATAGCAAACCTGTTTTCGTATTGAGTAATAAGTTAAAAGAAATGCCTAAATCTCATAAAGACAAAGCGTTTATGGTCATAGGAACGTTAACTGAAATTTTAGACCAAATTCACGAAAAAGGTTTTAATCGTTTATACGTAGATGGAGGAACCACAATTCGGAACTATTTGAAAGAGGACTTAATTGACGAAATGGTGATTACGACAATTCCGATTTTGTTAGGTGGCGGTTCTTTATTATTTGCAGAATTACCAAACGAACTGAAATTTGAACTGATTGGAGCAAAAACATATCTGAACCAAATAACACAGAATCATTACAAACGAAAAAAATAA
- a CDS encoding helix-turn-helix domain-containing protein: protein MKSIVQHLREEKNLTQTELADKSGLSLRTIQRIEAGNIPKGFTLKALANIFETEPEKLIPSKEIIKLDRAKLINFSSLFGLIIPFGGVIFPLILTYKTNDQKNKELGKSIVSVQILIAVALVVSQIASPFIQKGLSLHFPLFIFPLLLIICLKLLVVIINGISLNKKNDLHKNLKINYL, encoded by the coding sequence ATGAAATCAATAGTTCAACATTTAAGAGAAGAGAAAAACTTAACCCAAACCGAACTTGCCGACAAAAGTGGACTTTCGCTAAGAACAATTCAAAGGATTGAGGCAGGTAATATCCCAAAAGGATTTACCTTGAAGGCTCTTGCAAATATCTTTGAAACGGAACCTGAAAAGCTAATTCCCTCCAAAGAAATTATAAAACTTGATAGAGCAAAATTGATTAATTTTTCTAGTTTATTTGGACTTATAATACCTTTTGGAGGAGTTATATTCCCGTTAATTTTAACTTACAAAACAAACGACCAAAAAAACAAAGAACTTGGAAAAAGTATAGTAAGTGTTCAAATACTAATAGCGGTTGCACTAGTTGTTTCTCAAATCGCAAGTCCATTTATTCAAAAAGGATTATCACTACATTTTCCGCTTTTTATATTTCCATTATTGTTAATTATTTGCTTGAAATTATTGGTAGTTATTATAAACGGTATTAGTTTAAACAAAAAAAACGATTTACATAAAAATTTAAAAATCAATTATTTGTAA
- the ltrA gene encoding group II intron reverse transcriptase/maturase: MIAQVTHPYNLQKALRQVVVNKGSAGVDGLKTTQLTDYFREHKSALLEDIKNDRYLPQPILGVEIPKGGGKFRLLGIPTVVDRLLQQAVSQAMMPRFEKDFSVNSFGFRPNKNARQAVGKALGNIHEGYNYIVDIDLKTFFDEVDHCLLLNLIYQKVKCPTTLRLIRKWLRVPILIKGKLVKRRKGVPQGSPISPLLSNILLHELDKELTRKGVKFVRYADDFSIYTKSKTQAKTVGNAIFLFLRDKLKLTINQEKSGIRKPIQFTILGFSFASTYQKGVKGRYQLTVGKKAWAKLKQSLKEATRKTAPRSFEERIRKINEIQRGWLNYFRGTSIQGKLRDIDGWLRNRLRYCIWTDWKKPERKRKNLMRLGVDKDHAYAWSRTRKGGWRIAQSPILTSTITLLRLKKKGYRSMLETHIELNPSLCEPPYT; this comes from the coding sequence ATGATTGCACAAGTAACACATCCTTACAATCTCCAAAAGGCGCTACGTCAAGTAGTAGTCAACAAAGGTAGTGCTGGCGTTGATGGTTTAAAAACCACTCAGCTGACGGATTATTTCCGTGAACATAAATCTGCATTACTGGAAGATATTAAGAATGACCGTTATCTACCGCAACCCATTCTTGGGGTGGAGATTCCCAAAGGAGGCGGAAAGTTCCGACTCTTGGGAATCCCAACAGTAGTCGACAGACTACTTCAACAAGCCGTATCGCAAGCGATGATGCCAAGATTCGAAAAGGATTTTAGTGTGAATAGTTTCGGATTTCGACCCAATAAAAATGCCCGCCAAGCGGTAGGCAAAGCCTTGGGAAACATTCACGAAGGCTACAATTATATTGTAGATATTGACCTAAAGACCTTCTTTGACGAAGTCGATCATTGCTTGTTGCTGAACCTAATTTACCAAAAGGTAAAATGCCCAACGACTTTACGGTTAATCCGCAAATGGTTGCGAGTGCCTATACTCATCAAAGGAAAACTGGTCAAACGTAGAAAGGGCGTTCCGCAAGGAAGTCCGATTAGTCCGCTTTTGTCAAATATCCTACTCCACGAATTGGACAAGGAATTGACAAGAAAAGGAGTGAAGTTTGTTCGTTATGCCGATGATTTTAGCATTTACACCAAATCGAAAACCCAAGCCAAAACGGTTGGTAATGCTATCTTTCTGTTTTTGAGAGACAAGCTAAAACTGACTATTAATCAAGAAAAGAGTGGGATTAGAAAACCAATTCAGTTCACGATATTGGGATTTTCTTTTGCATCGACTTATCAAAAAGGCGTAAAAGGCAGGTATCAGTTAACGGTAGGAAAGAAAGCTTGGGCAAAACTCAAGCAAAGTTTAAAGGAAGCGACCCGCAAAACCGCACCTAGAAGTTTCGAGGAACGAATCCGAAAAATCAATGAAATCCAACGAGGATGGTTAAACTATTTTCGGGGAACGAGTATTCAAGGAAAGCTACGAGATATTGATGGTTGGTTGCGCAATCGTCTGCGCTATTGCATTTGGACGGATTGGAAGAAACCCGAACGCAAAAGGAAAAACCTGATGCGACTAGGAGTTGATAAAGACCACGCCTATGCTTGGAGCAGGACAAGAAAAGGAGGCTGGCGTATTGCTCAAAGTCCGATTCTAACTTCTACAATTACCCTACTACGGCTTAAGAAGAAAGGCTATCGGTCTATGTTGGAAACTCACATTGAACTCAACCCATCACTTTGCGAACCGCCGTATACGTGA